From Chryseobacterium salivictor, a single genomic window includes:
- a CDS encoding nucleotide exchange factor GrpE, whose amino-acid sequence MSDNKDIYEENLNPQDDLTPNTSEETTESVTAEPSSEDLLAEERDRYIRLFAEFENYKKRTSKEKMEFFQYANQDMMISMLDVLDDFERALKEIAKNGNEADLKGVELIYQKFKNKLSDKGLKPMTVNVGDDFNVDFHEAITQIPAPSAELKGKIVDIIETGYQLSDKVIRFAKVVTGN is encoded by the coding sequence ATGTCAGACAACAAAGATATTTACGAAGAAAACTTAAATCCGCAAGACGATCTTACTCCAAACACTTCAGAAGAAACAACTGAAAGCGTGACAGCAGAGCCGTCTTCAGAAGACCTTTTGGCAGAAGAAAGAGACCGTTATATCAGACTTTTTGCAGAATTCGAAAATTACAAGAAGAGAACATCCAAAGAAAAAATGGAATTCTTTCAATATGCCAATCAGGATATGATGATTTCTATGCTGGATGTTTTAGATGATTTCGAACGTGCCTTAAAGGAAATTGCCAAAAATGGCAATGAAGCAGATTTGAAAGGCGTAGAACTTATCTATCAAAAATTTAAAAATAAATTGTCTGATAAAGGGCTGAAGCCTATGACCGTAAATGTTGGTGACGATTTTAATGTTGATTTCCATGAAGCAATTACGCAAATCCCAGCTCCTTCTGCTGAATTAAAAGGTAAAATTGTAGATATCATTGAAACCGGTTATCAACTGTCTGATAAAGTGATCAGATTTGCTAAAGTCGTTAC
- a CDS encoding Nramp family divalent metal transporter has protein sequence MKNLKTPWRREKHSNSLPEVFSSINIPKDAGFWKKLFAFAGPGLMIAVGYMDPGNWATDIAGGAKFGYTLLSVVLISNLFAMVLQHLSVKLGVVAERDLAQACRDHFNPTTNFILWVLCEIAIAACDLAEVIGSAIALNLLFGIPLTWGVAITIADVFIILFLQAKGFRVIESIIAGLTFVILGSFAYEIILSKPDIFPLLAGLVPQKEVIANPSMLYIAIGILGATVMPHNLYLHSSIVQTRNYKRNHDGKKEAIKFATIDSTVSLFIAFFINAAILIVAAATFHTTGNHDIADIHDAHQMLAPILGTSFASIFFAIALLASGQNSTLTGTLAGQIVMEGFLNIRLKPWLRRLITRSIAVIPALIVTILYGEKGTTDLLVLSQVILSMQLSFAVIPLIMFTNSKLKMGAFVNKPWLQVLVWIISGTILTLNIILLYQTFTEM, from the coding sequence GTGAAGAATCTAAAAACCCCTTGGAGAAGAGAAAAGCACTCCAATTCTTTACCCGAAGTTTTTTCTTCTATCAATATTCCAAAAGACGCGGGCTTTTGGAAGAAACTCTTTGCGTTCGCTGGGCCGGGACTGATGATTGCCGTGGGCTATATGGATCCCGGAAACTGGGCTACAGATATTGCAGGAGGTGCAAAGTTTGGATATACTCTACTTTCCGTGGTTTTAATTTCAAATCTTTTTGCCATGGTTTTACAGCATTTATCAGTAAAATTAGGAGTTGTTGCAGAACGCGATTTGGCGCAAGCTTGTCGGGATCATTTCAATCCTACCACCAATTTTATTCTGTGGGTACTCTGCGAGATTGCCATCGCTGCCTGTGATTTGGCAGAAGTTATCGGGTCGGCAATTGCATTAAATTTACTTTTCGGAATTCCTCTAACTTGGGGAGTTGCCATCACCATTGCAGATGTTTTCATTATTCTTTTCCTTCAGGCAAAAGGTTTTCGTGTTATTGAAAGCATTATTGCAGGTTTAACTTTTGTTATTTTGGGAAGTTTTGCTTACGAAATCATTTTAAGTAAGCCCGATATTTTCCCGCTTCTTGCAGGATTGGTTCCTCAGAAAGAAGTGATCGCCAATCCGTCAATGCTGTATATCGCGATCGGAATTTTGGGAGCTACTGTAATGCCACACAACCTATACCTGCACAGCAGTATCGTGCAAACCAGAAATTACAAAAGAAACCACGACGGAAAAAAAGAAGCGATAAAATTTGCCACCATTGACAGTACAGTTTCTTTATTCATCGCATTTTTCATTAATGCAGCGATACTTATTGTCGCCGCTGCAACTTTCCACACCACCGGAAATCACGACATTGCCGATATTCATGATGCTCACCAAATGCTGGCACCCATTCTTGGGACCAGTTTTGCCAGTATCTTCTTTGCTATTGCATTATTAGCATCAGGTCAAAATTCCACTTTAACAGGAACACTGGCCGGACAAATTGTAATGGAAGGCTTTCTCAACATCCGTTTAAAACCCTGGTTAAGAAGATTAATCACCCGCTCGATTGCGGTAATTCCTGCTTTAATAGTAACAATATTATATGGCGAGAAAGGAACTACTGATTTATTGGTTTTAAGCCAGGTCATCTTATCGATGCAATTGAGTTTCGCAGTTATTCCACTGATCATGTTTACCAATTCTAAATTAAAAATGGGCGCATTTGTAAACAAACCATGGCTTCAGGTTTTAGTTTGGATTATCTCGGGAACAATTCTCACTCTTAATATTATTCTGCTCTATCAGACATTTACTGAAATGTAA